AGGGTCTTCCTgagtggagtttgcatgttctccccatgtgtgcatgggttttcccCCAGGTTCTCTGGgctacaaaaacatgcagatttggggattaggtaaattggacactctaaattgactataggtgtgagagtgaacggttgtttgtgtctatgtgtccctgtgatggactggcagtctgtccagggtgtaccatgTCTTTCACGctacgtcagctgagattggcacagctccccccatgaccctcatgtggaggataaagcagtagaggaTGTGCAAAGACCATGTTGGGTGCACGTGGACAGCGCATGGGCGAACTGAACATCCGCCATAcgggtaggtggagtattaagccctgctcatcaagcagaaaaaacatttggacAACAGAAGAGGTACTCGCTTGGATAGTCATCCAAGCCTCCACCTGGTGACCCTCGAAGCGGCTGACACCCCGTCTCCCCTGCCTAACGGAGTTTTCAGCTTTGAGATGCCTGAACCAGACGTGTTCGAGGGACCTGTAGCatcactctcttcttctttggtaggaatgtgtccCATTCCCTACATCCAGGCATGTACAACCACAGGATGGTGAAGTGACATACAATAGTACCCTGATGtacgagtataccagggtccgcgataTGCGAAGTGCGCTTGAGCACACACGGCATGTGTGCAGAAGTATACCAAGGCCTTAAGTGGACAGGTCAGATATTCCCACCAATGCAACTTGTACGTCCTTAAAAACGTGACTTTAGTGAATGACATATACACACATGGGCATGACCCATGATCACATGATCCCTTTTGACCTGTGTCCCTTCAAGGAAGTGGACTCACGCCGAGGTATCATATTTTGGCCTAAAAATGTTTAGGTCAGTAGCTTATCCCACCCAAGTGTTAACCAGTGTAAATGAAGTTGCATAGCTTTGTTGTCTCAGAGCAAGACGGTTAGACGGTTGAATGCGAGTTCAACTgagagcctttctgtgtggagtttacatgcTATCCCCAAGTGCATTTCCATTCTCCCCAGGTACTTCAGACAGTATTTTCTGGCTAGAACCTGAAGATTGTCAGTGTCAAACGGCCTGctcccttgcaccaaattccatagacaAAATCCCCTATATGACAGTGTCCCAAAAGGTGTCCTTAGATGAAATGAGGGCTGTAAATGGTGTCCCTTTATACCTCAAAATCATACCAATGCTTACTTGCATATCTTCGAAGACACAGTACAAACAATAGAGTGACAAACATTGTAACAAAATGTAACCTGAATTTGcttaattaatcaataatacgTTGATGCTTTTTCAATTCAGTCCCCAGTGTCTGGCTGCCTCTGGCCACAGATTACGTtttggacatgcctgccttAAGCATACTAGTAACGCCTGCCCCATCGGTGAACACtaggtgcccttttaatttttgCCCCGGCCTTTCCAAAATATCTCTGCACGCCACTGCATTTCATCTGTTTTAGAATTGAGGTTGGAATTTGCATTTGTAAgatgaggaaggaaagagatAAATGAACTGTATTATGAAGACGATGGATCAGAAAGCTGTCAGAGCTCTCGgcagcatctcctctctctctctgaacatgGAGGCTCCAGAGGAAGCTGAACTCTGCTTTCCCCACATCAACACCTCGTGCAGGAGGACAATGGGTCCTTACGTGGAGACCATGCTCACTTACACTGTGCTGTCCTGCATCACGATACTCACCGTGATCCTAAAcctgctggtcatcatctctatctcaCACTTCAAGTAGAGTCACAATTTCTCCACATGTTTCCAGCATACGATTAAATTTAGGTCTCTCATGCAACCATGTTTGAAAAATCCTTAAAGATTTGCTACTATAGCTATAAATGCACTTATCTGCTCTGGTATTTCTCCTAGTATTATATTGTGTTGGTTGTACATAGAACATCAGTGTTGATTTCTCTGATTTcaggcagctccacaccaccaccaacctcctccttctctctctggctgtcgcTGACTTCCTCGTGGGTCTCCTGCAGATGccacttcttctcctccaaAACCAAGGCTGCTGGCTCTTGGGCGACATCATGTGTGTTGTGCATTATTTCTTGGCTGCCCTCGTTTTCAGCGTTTCAGTGGGAAGCATGGTGCTCATATCAATCGACCGCTATATAGCAATTTGTAACCCCATGTTCTACACCACCAGAGTCACtctgaccagagttaaactctgtatttgtttgtgttggatATTTTCCGGTGTGCGTAGCAGTTGGATATTCAGGGATGTCTTAAAACAGCCTGACATGTATATCACCTGCTATGgaagttgtgtagttgtggtcggtTTTGCTGAAGGACTTGTCTCTATGATTGCCACATTTTTAGGCCCCATTTTAACAATAGCAGTTTTGTATTTGAGAGTGTTTGTGgtggctgtgtctcaggctcgGGCCATGCGCTCTCACGTTGCAGTCGTCACAGTGGAGCGTTCCCAGACTGTAAAAGCaatgaaatctgagattaaagcagccAGGACTCTCGGTATTGTATTGgtagtttttcttctctgcgtatgtccatattattgttttgctgctgcagctgagactgCCATCATTGGGGCGTCATATTCGTTAATTATGCTTTGGTTAGTCTACTTAAACTCGACCTTTAACCCTagtatttatgtctttttctaccCTTGGGCCAGAAAaaccattaaacacatttttactcttcaGATTCTGCAGCCTGGCTCCCGTGAAGTGAGTGTGAtgtagaaggagagagagactctgaagaaaatattaaattgaaaTGTTAAAAGCCTTCTTTTGATTACATCAAGCATTTCTGTTTACTGGATGAAAAGatctttgtgtattttaatcctgtgaatttaaaaaagaaaaaaaataaggccACAGAACATTAGGTAAATTCTTCCTAAAATCAAAGCCACTGGCACTGATGTCACCAGTAGTTCAGGGGAGTGTAGTAATTATACATGAGTGATgagcaataacacaaacaattatgaattaaaatgattattcaaTGCTTTATAGGGGATGTGTATGGACATACATTACCAGCCTAAACActgcaagaataaaaaaataatgaattgcaTTAGAGCCACAAGCAAAGAAGACTGAAAGCACAGGAGTATatgtgcaataaaaataaaactttgatATATTGTTAACGGTCCCTAATTCTAACATATTACAGTTACGTTAtagtatttatatgtgtgtatggaCATATACTAAGAAATCTGAACACATTTCTGTGCGTTGCTTTTTCAATTTGAACCCATTATGctcatatacagta
This genomic interval from Solea solea chromosome 2, fSolSol10.1, whole genome shotgun sequence contains the following:
- the LOC131455432 gene encoding trace amine-associated receptor 13c-like produces the protein MEAPEEAELCFPHINTSCRRTMGPYVETMLTYTVLSCITILTVILNLLVIISISHFKQLHTTTNLLLLSLAVADFLVGLLQMPLLLLQNQGCWLLGDIMCVVHYFLAALVFSVSVGSMVLISIDRYIAICNPMFYTTRVTLTRVKLCICLCWIFSGVRSSWIFRDVLKQPDMYITCYGSCVVVVGFAEGLVSMIATFLGPILTIAVLYLRVFVVAVSQARAMRSHVAVVTVERSQTVKAMKSEIKAARTLGIVLVVFLLCVCPYYCFAAAAETAIIGASYSLIMLWLVYLNSTFNPSIYVFFYPWARKTIKHIFTLQILQPGSREVSVM